In one Bacteroidales bacterium WCE2004 genomic region, the following are encoded:
- a CDS encoding SIR2-like domain-containing protein, producing the protein MNKYREIIELVRKEDVALFVGAGCSISSGAPTGIQLAQIIWEKLEPDFKDENAHSSLQKVSEALILQNGNNRDTLNKVIFDNLAGLEPSSFHKLLRKIPHFRTIITTNFDSLIETAYSFSYFQTIVNDQELVALKENDIHLFKIHGDVSHLDQIIVSESDYRKFLQSPRNTLLWSKVISEFSSKHVVFVGYSADDQNILGLIDLIQKQLEGKAKKMFLISPSLSKTQEARLKTLRINHINGTGEEFLSFTFSALKDSFGDDKYENICSQDTLTRFALLCGVQFSFENNGKHTSITRWRSSNGSPCPLEMNITTKSLDIIKGKTPTTVTEIVKGFGIPMYALSQDEMASFKLRINELRINGTNEITRVLVGPAINDINIAFISREQCLNCRCKAKKYSKNGECHILIPTPIYNLELTISFSNITNNVITCSLTIKLNEGQFEDLEAAIRWTKLLACMQDGVTFTLHLGPIVLKNTSFSPNGEGAPIYKEWMEYCMNLHDIEEASNTLLPYYEGFTPNSFLFSKIIRSYLKHEAFSDKPREAYQTFTVDIDKGSFQADSHGDYLARVITQINGPFSLCGVEYSIAEERVLLQHCKIELVEAIDKKKERLHFTNQNETVQYEYCDKEEPDRIIQKQ; encoded by the coding sequence ATGAATAAGTATCGCGAAATCATAGAGCTCGTTCGAAAGGAAGACGTCGCACTATTTGTCGGAGCGGGTTGTTCTATAAGCTCAGGCGCGCCAACCGGAATTCAACTCGCCCAAATAATATGGGAAAAGTTAGAACCTGATTTCAAAGATGAAAACGCTCATTCCTCCCTGCAGAAAGTATCTGAAGCCCTTATTTTACAAAACGGTAATAACCGAGATACACTTAATAAAGTAATATTCGATAACCTAGCAGGATTAGAGCCCTCATCGTTTCACAAATTACTCCGCAAGATTCCTCACTTCCGGACAATTATAACCACGAATTTCGACTCCTTGATCGAAACTGCTTATTCTTTTTCCTATTTTCAAACTATTGTTAACGATCAGGAATTAGTTGCACTTAAGGAAAATGATATCCATCTCTTTAAAATTCACGGAGATGTATCACATCTTGATCAAATAATAGTTTCGGAAAGTGATTATAGAAAGTTTTTACAATCTCCTCGCAACACATTGCTCTGGAGCAAAGTTATTAGTGAGTTCTCTTCAAAGCATGTTGTATTTGTCGGCTATAGCGCTGATGATCAAAATATACTTGGACTAATTGATCTTATTCAAAAACAATTGGAGGGAAAGGCCAAAAAGATGTTTCTTATATCTCCTTCTCTATCAAAAACTCAAGAGGCAAGATTAAAAACTCTGAGAATTAATCACATAAACGGCACTGGGGAAGAATTCCTTTCTTTTACATTTTCCGCGCTAAAAGATTCTTTTGGAGATGACAAGTACGAAAACATCTGCTCACAGGATACTTTAACTCGCTTTGCTCTACTCTGCGGAGTTCAATTCTCCTTTGAGAACAATGGTAAACATACGAGTATTACTCGATGGAGAAGCTCAAATGGCTCGCCTTGCCCCTTGGAGATGAATATTACAACGAAGTCTCTTGATATTATTAAAGGGAAGACGCCAACAACCGTGACAGAAATTGTAAAAGGGTTCGGCATCCCGATGTATGCCTTATCACAGGACGAGATGGCGTCTTTTAAATTAAGAATCAATGAGTTGCGAATCAATGGAACAAATGAAATAACAAGAGTTTTGGTAGGGCCAGCCATCAATGACATAAATATTGCTTTTATCTCTAGAGAGCAATGTCTAAATTGTCGTTGTAAAGCGAAGAAGTATTCTAAAAATGGCGAGTGCCATATCCTTATTCCTACTCCAATATACAATTTAGAGCTAACAATTAGTTTCTCAAATATCACAAACAATGTGATCACATGCTCCCTCACGATTAAGCTAAACGAGGGGCAATTTGAAGATTTGGAAGCTGCAATTCGATGGACAAAGCTTTTGGCTTGTATGCAAGACGGTGTAACTTTTACCCTTCATTTAGGTCCCATCGTTCTTAAAAATACTTCTTTCTCGCCCAATGGCGAAGGAGCCCCTATCTATAAAGAATGGATGGAATACTGTATGAACCTACACGACATTGAAGAAGCGTCCAATACTCTTCTGCCCTATTATGAAGGATTCACACCTAACAGTTTTCTATTCTCTAAGATTATCCGCTCGTATTTAAAGCACGAGGCTTTTAGTGACAAACCACGTGAAGCATATCAGACATTTACTGTTGATATTGATAAAGGAAGCTTCCAAGCCGACAGTCATGGTGATTATTTAGCAAGAGTGATTACCCAAATAAATGGCCCCTTTTCGCTATGTGGTGTAGAGTATTCAATAGCTGAAGAAAGAGTGCTACTACAACACTGTAAGATAGAGCTCGTTGAAGCAATTGATAAAAAGAAAGAACGGCTTCATTTTACGAATCAAAATGAAACTGTTCAATACGAATACTGCGATAAAGAAGAACCAGATAGAATTATTCAGAAGCAGTAG
- a CDS encoding putative hydrolases of HD superfamily: MTRLEQQLSFILEIDKEKNIFRQTHLSGGGRAENDAEHAWHMATMAWLLREYANEPVDIARVMMMCLIHDIVEIDAGDTYAYDPAGLQTQQAREQAAKERIYALLPEDQRAELTALFDEFEAWSSPEARFAHVMDNLQPLLLNNSNGGADWKAHGVKAAQVRGRQGRNRLGSERLGELTESIIAANVAAGILPEE; this comes from the coding sequence ATGACACGTCTTGAGCAACAACTGAGCTTCATCCTGGAGATCGACAAGGAGAAGAACATCTTCCGGCAGACGCATCTGTCGGGCGGCGGGCGGGCCGAGAACGACGCAGAGCACGCCTGGCACATGGCCACGATGGCGTGGCTGCTGCGCGAATACGCCAACGAGCCCGTGGACATCGCGCGGGTGATGATGATGTGCCTGATCCACGACATCGTGGAGATCGACGCGGGCGACACGTATGCTTATGACCCGGCGGGCCTGCAGACGCAGCAGGCGCGCGAGCAGGCCGCCAAGGAGCGCATCTATGCGCTGCTGCCGGAGGACCAGCGCGCGGAGCTGACGGCGCTCTTCGACGAGTTCGAGGCGTGGAGCTCGCCGGAAGCCCGCTTCGCGCACGTGATGGACAATCTGCAGCCGCTGCTGCTCAACAACTCCAACGGGGGCGCTGACTGGAAGGCGCACGGCGTCAAGGCGGCGCAGGTGCGCGGCCGCCAGGGCCGCAACCGCCTCGGCTCCGAGCGCCTCGGCGAGCTCACCGAGAGCATCATCGCCGCCAACGTCGCCGCCGGCATCCTCCCGGAAGAATAA
- a CDS encoding Acetyl esterase/lipase yields the protein MKLRTLAIVCLMMSLSVTAGAQMRSRTYRIPRPDYKKMGVLVLTPKESKEELRTGILWLHGGGYISGVKSMAKWVGRPKELVRKYGAVVVSPGYRLSFEHPYPAAIEDCYTALEWMVAHADELGIRSDQIFVGGESAGGGLAAALCILARDRGEIRIAYQMPLYPMLDDRDTESSRDNHNRVWDTPRNHYGWQQYLGVLYGSRWVPPYAAAARETDYRGLPPCYTFVCKGEPFYSETVTYCENLRKAGVEVAYDVFEGLYHAFDIYQPDLPESRLAADSFEQHYLYAREHYFAPQER from the coding sequence ATGAAACTTCGGACCTTAGCCATAGTCTGCCTGATGATGAGCCTGTCTGTCACTGCCGGTGCGCAGATGCGTTCGCGCACGTATCGTATTCCCCGTCCTGACTACAAGAAGATGGGGGTCCTCGTCCTGACGCCCAAGGAAAGTAAAGAAGAGCTCCGGACCGGGATCCTGTGGCTCCATGGCGGCGGGTATATCTCCGGGGTGAAGTCGATGGCGAAGTGGGTCGGAAGGCCCAAAGAGCTGGTCCGGAAATATGGGGCGGTGGTCGTGTCGCCGGGCTACCGGCTGTCGTTCGAGCACCCCTACCCTGCGGCCATCGAAGACTGCTACACCGCGCTGGAATGGATGGTCGCGCACGCCGACGAGCTCGGGATCCGCTCCGACCAGATCTTCGTGGGCGGCGAGAGCGCGGGCGGCGGGCTGGCCGCGGCGCTCTGCATCCTGGCCCGCGACCGCGGCGAGATCCGCATCGCCTACCAGATGCCCCTCTACCCGATGCTGGACGACCGCGACACCGAGTCGTCGCGCGACAACCACAACAGGGTCTGGGACACGCCCCGCAACCACTACGGCTGGCAGCAGTACCTCGGGGTGCTGTACGGCTCGCGCTGGGTGCCGCCGTATGCGGCGGCCGCGCGCGAGACCGACTACCGCGGCCTGCCCCCCTGCTACACCTTCGTCTGCAAGGGCGAACCCTTCTACAGCGAGACCGTGACCTACTGCGAGAACCTCCGCAAGGCGGGCGTGGAAGTGGCCTACGACGTGTTCGAGGGCCTCTACCACGCGTTCGACATCTACCAGCCCGACCTACCGGAGTCGCGCCTCGCGGCCGACAGCTTCGAGCAGCACTACCTCTATGCGCGCGAGCATTATTTCGCGCCGCAGGAGCGGTAA
- a CDS encoding glycerol 3-phosphate dehydrogenase (quinone) subunit A, which produces MDAREFDVIIIGGGITGAGTQRDCAMRGLRTLLIERSDIATGATGRNHGMLHSGARYAVSDPESAAECIRENQILRQIAAHCIEETDGLFVTLPEDDPHYQATFVDACRRAGIRAEVIDPAQARRLEPSVNPALTGAVRVPDGAVDPFRLCAANMLDAKIRGGQVRLHVDVTGFIREGDALVGVHTRNRLTGEKVDYFAPVIVNAAGIWGHGIAALADVDIKMYPAKGALLIFAHRVNQMVINRCRMPSNADILAPGDTVCIVGTTSTRIPYKNLFNVAVTPEEVDLLITEGAKLAPSLASTRILRAFAGVRPLVSADDDPTGRSISRGIVCLDHEERDGLKGFITITGGKLMTYRLMAERATDLVCRKLGVDKPCTTATTPLPGSEERSYEAVAQRIWEAPSTAQKAAASRLGTDAARLRDDRAGTALVCECEEVSVSEIDNAIERLDVSTLTDLRRRTRVGMGTCQGGFCACRAAGMLARAHGDTDKARKDLRNFMTERWKGNFPIGWGDTLREAEYTQWVYKHVLGL; this is translated from the coding sequence ATGGATGCCCGGGAGTTCGATGTAATCATCATCGGCGGCGGCATCACCGGCGCCGGCACGCAGCGTGACTGTGCGATGCGCGGCCTGCGTACGCTCCTGATCGAGCGCTCCGACATCGCGACGGGCGCCACGGGACGCAACCACGGCATGCTCCACTCCGGGGCGCGCTACGCCGTGAGCGACCCGGAGTCCGCCGCGGAGTGCATCCGGGAGAACCAAATCCTGCGGCAGATCGCCGCACATTGCATCGAAGAGACGGACGGCCTGTTCGTCACCCTCCCCGAGGACGACCCGCACTACCAGGCGACCTTCGTGGACGCCTGCCGGCGGGCCGGGATCCGGGCCGAGGTCATCGACCCGGCCCAGGCCCGGCGGCTGGAGCCGTCGGTCAACCCGGCCCTGACGGGCGCCGTGCGCGTGCCCGACGGCGCCGTGGACCCGTTCCGCCTGTGCGCCGCCAACATGCTGGACGCCAAGATCCGCGGCGGCCAGGTGCGGCTGCACGTGGACGTGACGGGGTTCATCCGCGAGGGCGACGCCCTGGTGGGCGTGCACACGCGCAACCGCCTGACGGGCGAGAAGGTGGACTATTTCGCGCCGGTCATCGTCAACGCCGCCGGCATCTGGGGGCACGGCATCGCTGCCCTGGCGGACGTGGACATCAAGATGTACCCGGCCAAGGGTGCGCTGCTTATCTTCGCGCACCGCGTCAACCAGATGGTGATCAACCGCTGCCGGATGCCGTCCAATGCGGATATCCTGGCGCCGGGCGACACCGTCTGCATCGTGGGCACCACGTCCACGCGCATCCCCTACAAGAACCTCTTCAACGTGGCGGTGACGCCCGAAGAGGTGGACCTGCTCATCACGGAGGGCGCCAAGCTGGCCCCTTCGCTGGCCTCGACGCGCATCCTGCGCGCCTTCGCGGGCGTGCGTCCGCTCGTGAGCGCGGACGACGATCCCACCGGGCGCAGCATCTCGCGCGGCATCGTGTGCCTGGACCACGAGGAGCGGGACGGACTGAAAGGATTCATCACGATCACGGGCGGCAAGCTGATGACCTACCGCCTGATGGCCGAGCGGGCCACCGACCTGGTGTGCCGCAAGCTCGGCGTCGACAAGCCCTGCACCACGGCCACCACGCCGCTGCCGGGCTCCGAGGAGCGCTCCTACGAGGCGGTGGCCCAGCGCATCTGGGAGGCGCCTTCGACGGCGCAGAAGGCCGCCGCGTCGCGCCTGGGCACGGACGCGGCCCGGCTGCGCGACGACCGCGCCGGCACGGCGCTGGTGTGCGAGTGCGAGGAGGTGTCGGTGAGCGAGATCGACAATGCGATCGAGCGGCTCGACGTCTCCACGCTCACGGACCTGCGGCGCCGTACGCGCGTGGGGATGGGTACCTGCCAGGGCGGGTTCTGCGCCTGCCGCGCGGCGGGCATGCTGGCCCGCGCGCACGGCGACACCGACAAGGCCCGCAAGGACCTCCGGAACTTCATGACAGAGCGCTGGAAGGGCAATTTCCCCATCGGATGGGGCGACACCCTCCGCGAAGCGGAATACACGCAGTGGGTCTATAAACACGTCCTGGGCTTATGA